A region of Dioscorea cayenensis subsp. rotundata cultivar TDr96_F1 chromosome 5, TDr96_F1_v2_PseudoChromosome.rev07_lg8_w22 25.fasta, whole genome shotgun sequence DNA encodes the following proteins:
- the LOC120260290 gene encoding uncharacterized protein LOC120260290, whose amino-acid sequence MEETTTTTTTTGEKHGEEQPGSGKTAQSSVITFYQVKIAGTPRNVTVIWCKSLINHTLTVSVEKPNSTDNTFTCKVELKPWPFWSKKGFKSFEMDGQRIDVFWDLRSAKFSGGPEPAGGYYVALVCNEEVALLLGDCKKEAYKRTKSRPSLEDATIICKRENVFGKKCFSSRARFDERRKEHDIVVENSISGPKDPEMWISIDGVVLIHVNNLQWKFRGNETVIVEQVPVQVFWDVHAWLFSSSGPAHAFFIFKPALPENNAGDDNGEDSGGDGGGAAMLSSPLPLPSSSLPEFCFFLYAWKVE is encoded by the coding sequence ATGGAGGAGACAACCACCACTACCACAACCACGGGAGAAAAGCACGGCGAAGAGCAACCGGGGAGTGGGAAGACGGCACAGAGCTCGGTGATCACCTTCTACCAAGTAAAGATCGCCGGAACACCACGCAATGTGACTGTAATCTGGTGCAAGAGCCTGATCAACCACACCTTGACAGTATCTGTGGAGAAGCCAAACAGTACTGACAATACATTCACCTGCAAGGTTGAGCTGAAGCCATGGCCATTTTGGAGCAAAAAAGGTTTCAAGTCCTTTGAAATGGACGGGCAGCGCATTGACGTCTTCTGGGATCTCCGGTCAGCAAAGTTTTCAGGTGGTCCGGAGCCCGCCGGAGGCTACTATGTTGCCCTGGTGTGCAATGAAGAGGTGGCATTGTTGTTAGGGGATTGCAAGAAGGAAGCATACAAGAGAACCAAGTCCAGACCATCATTAGAAGATGCAACCATAATCTGTAAAAGAGAGAATGTATTTGGAAAGAAGTGTTTTTCATCAAGAGCAAGATTTGATGAGAGGAGGAAAGAACATGACATTGTTGTGGAGAATTCCATTTCAGGGCCAAAAGATCCAGAGATGTGGATCAGCATTGATGGGGTTGTGTTGATTCATGTTAACAATCTTCAATGGAAGTTTAGAGGCAATGAAACAGTGATTGTGGAGCAAGTACCAGTGCAAGTCTTTTGGGATGTGCATGCCTGGTTGTTTTCTAGTTCTGGCCCTGCCCATGCATTCTTTATATTCAAGCCGGCGTTGCCGGAAAACAACGCCGGTGACGATAATGGTGAGGATAGCGGAGGTGATGGAGGCGGCGCTGCAATGTTGTCGTCTCCGTTACCGTTACCGTCTTCCTCATTGCCGGAGTTTTGCTTCTTCCTCTATGCTTGGAAGGTGGAGTGA
- the LOC120260444 gene encoding uncharacterized protein LOC120260444 isoform X3, protein MKLNSISDHVVAMYAKGGSNLKTLKMMGATLLHGIDATKMGFHTDLKMRRFDRIVYNFPHAGFKGKEDDPRLICLHMNLVQGFFNNAKRLLRQYGEVHVTHKTDFPYCKWNIKELASRHSLIPIGSPKFNIEDYPGYNNKRGDGSRCDKQFTLGECCTFMFVIGNVHKRKPLAAISDMCSSFSEGSLPDRNVHPLALCCPQNAYLSSLESFPRTLQSFSESIDPYLRYNLGGYVAEPRNQFKGVQETYRNCRSDWLQRLQTGLIQEPEGLAPYIPQAPRPRPLGAGRFYFSREVQEPLKDFHFLATSSVDNACETNSGSRSFTAFEGFPGTLSAENACETNWGSRNFTAFKGFPATLSAENAYETNSGNRSFTAFDGFPATLFAQNACETNSGNRSFTAFERFPATLFAQNACETNSGNRSFTTFERFPATLFAQNACETNSGSSFSALWGDSGKRRV, encoded by the exons ATGAAATTGAATTCAATTTCAGATCATGTGGTGGCAATGTATGCTAAAGGTGGATCaaatttgaaaactttgaaGATGATGGGAGCAACACTTCTGCATGGAATTGATGCAACAAAGATGGGATTTCACACTGATTTGAAGATGAGGAGGTTTGATCGAATTGTGTATAACTTCCCTCATGCTGGTTTTAAAGGGAAGGAAGATGATCCGCGGTTGATCTG TTTGCATATGAATCTTGTGCAAGGCTTCTTCAATAATGCGAAGCGCTTGCTTCGCCAATATGGTGAAGTTCATGTCACCCACAAGACTGATTTTCCGTACTGTAAGTGGAACATCAAAGAACTTGCTTCAAGGCATTCTTTGATACCCATAGGATCTCCCAAATTCAACATTGAAGACTATCCGGGCTACAATAACAAACGAGGTGATGGCTCGAGGTGTGACAAGCAATTTACTTTAGGTGAATGCTGCACATTTATGTTTGTTATCGGTAATGTTCACAAGAGGAAGCCTCTTGCAGCGATATCAGATATGTGTTCTTCTTTCTCTGAAGGATCCTTACCTGATAGAAATGTCCATCCTCTTGCCCTTTGTTGTCCTCAAAATGCTTACTTGTCCAGCTTGGAAAGCTTCCCAAGAACACTTCAAAGTTTCTCTGAAAGTATTGATCCTTATCTGAGATATAACCTTGGTGGGTATGTTGCTGAGCCACGAAACCAATTCAAAGGTGTTCAAGAAACTTATAGAAATTGCAGGTCAGATTGGTTGCAGAGACTGCAGACAGGACTAATTCAAGAACCAGAAGGTTTGGCACCTTACATTCCCCAAGCACCACGACCTCGTCCTCTTGGTGCTGGCCGATTTTATTTCTCCAGAGAAGTTCAAGAGCCCTTGAAGGATTTCCATTTTTTAGCCACTTCCTCTGTAGATAATGCCTGTGAGACTAACTCTGGAAGCAGAAGTTTTACCGCCTTTGAAGGATTTCCAGGCACTCTCTCCGCAGAGAATGCCTGTGAGACTAACTGGGGAAGCAGAAATTTTACCGCCTTTAAAGGATTTCCAGCCACTTTGTCTGCAGAGAATGCCTATGAGACTAACTCAGGAAACAGAAGTTTTACCGCCTTTGATGGATTTCCAGCCACTTTGTTTGCCCAGAATGCCTGTGAGACTAACTCAGGAAACAGAAGTTTTACCGCCTTTGAACGATTTCCAGCCACTTTGTTTGCCCAGAATGCCTGTGAGACTAACTCAGGAAACAGAAGTTTCACCACCTTTGAACGATTTCCAGCCACTTTGTTTGCCCAGAATGCCTGTGAGACTAACTCAGGAAGCAGTTTTTCTGCCTTATGGGGAGATTCTGGGAAGAGGCGGGTCTAG
- the LOC120260444 gene encoding uncharacterized protein LOC120260444 isoform X2 — MVIWLEEREEEEEKWLKYYSSMHQILLVGEGDFSFSLSLAIAFGSGVNIVATSLDSEDHVVAMYAKGGSNLKTLKMMGATLLHGIDATKMGFHTDLKMRRFDRIVYNFPHAGFKGKEDDPRLICLHMNLVQGFFNNAKRLLRQYGEVHVTHKTDFPYCKWNIKELASRHSLIPIGSPKFNIEDYPGYNNKRGDGSRCDKQFTLGECCTFMFVIGNVHKRKPLAAISDMCSSFSEGSLPDRNVHPLALCCPQNAYLSSLESFPRTLQSFSESIDPYLRYNLGGYVAEPRNQFKGVQETYRNCRSDWLQRLQTGLIQEPEGLAPYIPQAPRPRPLGAGRFYFSREVQEPLKDFHFLATSSVDNACETNSGSRSFTAFEGFPGTLSAENACETNWGSRNFTAFKGFPATLSAENAYETNSGNRSFTAFDGFPATLFAQNACETNSGNRSFTAFERFPATLFAQNACETNSGSSFSALWGDSGKRRV, encoded by the exons atggTGATTTGGTTGGAGGaaagggaggaggaggaggagaaatgGTTGAAGTACTACTCATCAATGCATCAAATACTTTTAGTAGGGGAAGGAGATTTCTCATTTTCACTATCACTTGCCATTGCTTTTGGTTCTGGTGTCAACATAGTGGCTACTTCTCTGGATAGTGAAG ATCATGTGGTGGCAATGTATGCTAAAGGTGGATCaaatttgaaaactttgaaGATGATGGGAGCAACACTTCTGCATGGAATTGATGCAACAAAGATGGGATTTCACACTGATTTGAAGATGAGGAGGTTTGATCGAATTGTGTATAACTTCCCTCATGCTGGTTTTAAAGGGAAGGAAGATGATCCGCGGTTGATCTG TTTGCATATGAATCTTGTGCAAGGCTTCTTCAATAATGCGAAGCGCTTGCTTCGCCAATATGGTGAAGTTCATGTCACCCACAAGACTGATTTTCCGTACTGTAAGTGGAACATCAAAGAACTTGCTTCAAGGCATTCTTTGATACCCATAGGATCTCCCAAATTCAACATTGAAGACTATCCGGGCTACAATAACAAACGAGGTGATGGCTCGAGGTGTGACAAGCAATTTACTTTAGGTGAATGCTGCACATTTATGTTTGTTATCGGTAATGTTCACAAGAGGAAGCCTCTTGCAGCGATATCAGATATGTGTTCTTCTTTCTCTGAAGGATCCTTACCTGATAGAAATGTCCATCCTCTTGCCCTTTGTTGTCCTCAAAATGCTTACTTGTCCAGCTTGGAAAGCTTCCCAAGAACACTTCAAAGTTTCTCTGAAAGTATTGATCCTTATCTGAGATATAACCTTGGTGGGTATGTTGCTGAGCCACGAAACCAATTCAAAGGTGTTCAAGAAACTTATAGAAATTGCAGGTCAGATTGGTTGCAGAGACTGCAGACAGGACTAATTCAAGAACCAGAAGGTTTGGCACCTTACATTCCCCAAGCACCACGACCTCGTCCTCTTGGTGCTGGCCGATTTTATTTCTCCAGAGAAGTTCAAGAGCCCTTGAAGGATTTCCATTTTTTAGCCACTTCCTCTGTAGATAATGCCTGTGAGACTAACTCTGGAAGCAGAAGTTTTACCGCCTTTGAAGGATTTCCAGGCACTCTCTCCGCAGAGAATGCCTGTGAGACTAACTGGGGAAGCAGAAATTTTACCGCCTTTAAAGGATTTCCAGCCACTTTGTCTGCAGAGAATGCCTATGAGACTAACTCAGGAAACAGAAGTTTTACCGCCTTTGATGGATTTCCAGCCACTTTGTTTGCCCAGAATGCCTGTGAGACTAACTCAGGAAACAGAAGTTTTACCGCCTTTGAACGATTTCCAGCCACTTTGTTTGCCCAGAATGCCTGTGAGACTAACTCAG GAAGCAGTTTTTCTGCCTTATGGGGAGATTCTGGGAAGAGGCGGGTCTAG
- the LOC120260444 gene encoding heavy metal-associated isoprenylated plant protein 41 isoform X4, protein MVIWLEEREEEEEKWLKYYSSMHQILLVGEGDFSFSLSLAIAFGSGVNIVATSLDSEDHVVAMYAKGGSNLKTLKMMGATLLHGIDATKMGFHTDLKMRRFDRIVYNFPHAGFKGKEDDPRLI, encoded by the exons atggTGATTTGGTTGGAGGaaagggaggaggaggaggagaaatgGTTGAAGTACTACTCATCAATGCATCAAATACTTTTAGTAGGGGAAGGAGATTTCTCATTTTCACTATCACTTGCCATTGCTTTTGGTTCTGGTGTCAACATAGTGGCTACTTCTCTGGATAGTGAAG ATCATGTGGTGGCAATGTATGCTAAAGGTGGATCaaatttgaaaactttgaaGATGATGGGAGCAACACTTCTGCATGGAATTGATGCAACAAAGATGGGATTTCACACTGATTTGAAGATGAGGAGGTTTGATCGAATTGTGTATAACTTCCCTCATGCTGGTTTTAAAGGGAAGGAAGATGATCCGCGGTTGATCTG
- the LOC120262386 gene encoding MADS-box transcription factor 5-like, whose protein sequence is MGRAKLPLKLIQDKKQRSITFRKRFESVKKKAFELSILCDVPVIFMFIGLDGQMHVWPEDRNMVLGIADRLQQLKKKDRRRLCEDSLSECLPGKINATEADLHQEIPMPLPQPLMSASSDIFGEPYLQFDDFFGGNLAFGEGCSSSYFS, encoded by the coding sequence ATGGGTAGAGCTAAGCTGCCATTGAAGCTCATCCAAGATAAAAAACAGCGGAGTATCACATTCAGAAAAAGATTTGAGAGTGTAAAGAAGAAGGCTTTTGAACTTTCAATACTATGTGACGTCCCGGTGATATTTATGTTCATTGGATTGGATGGACAGATGCATGTTTGGCCAGAGGATCGCAACATGGTGCTCGGCATTGCCGACAGGCTCCAACAGCTCAAGAAAAAAGATCGTCGTCGACTGTGTGAAGACAGTCTCTCAGAGTGTCTCCCTGGAAAAATCAATGCAACTGAAGCTGATTTACATCAAGAAATTCCGATGCCTCTACCGCAACCATTAATGTCTGCATCTTCAGACATCTTTGGAGAACCATATCTGCAGTTTGATGACTTCTTTGGAGGGAACTTGGCATTTGGAGAAGGTTGTTCATCATCTTACTTTTCATAA
- the LOC120260444 gene encoding uncharacterized protein LOC120260444 isoform X1, with translation MVIWLEEREEEEEKWLKYYSSMHQILLVGEGDFSFSLSLAIAFGSGVNIVATSLDSEDHVVAMYAKGGSNLKTLKMMGATLLHGIDATKMGFHTDLKMRRFDRIVYNFPHAGFKGKEDDPRLICLHMNLVQGFFNNAKRLLRQYGEVHVTHKTDFPYCKWNIKELASRHSLIPIGSPKFNIEDYPGYNNKRGDGSRCDKQFTLGECCTFMFVIGNVHKRKPLAAISDMCSSFSEGSLPDRNVHPLALCCPQNAYLSSLESFPRTLQSFSESIDPYLRYNLGGYVAEPRNQFKGVQETYRNCRSDWLQRLQTGLIQEPEGLAPYIPQAPRPRPLGAGRFYFSREVQEPLKDFHFLATSSVDNACETNSGSRSFTAFEGFPGTLSAENACETNWGSRNFTAFKGFPATLSAENAYETNSGNRSFTAFDGFPATLFAQNACETNSGNRSFTAFERFPATLFAQNACETNSGNRSFTTFERFPATLFAQNACETNSGSSFSALWGDSGKRRV, from the exons atggTGATTTGGTTGGAGGaaagggaggaggaggaggagaaatgGTTGAAGTACTACTCATCAATGCATCAAATACTTTTAGTAGGGGAAGGAGATTTCTCATTTTCACTATCACTTGCCATTGCTTTTGGTTCTGGTGTCAACATAGTGGCTACTTCTCTGGATAGTGAAG ATCATGTGGTGGCAATGTATGCTAAAGGTGGATCaaatttgaaaactttgaaGATGATGGGAGCAACACTTCTGCATGGAATTGATGCAACAAAGATGGGATTTCACACTGATTTGAAGATGAGGAGGTTTGATCGAATTGTGTATAACTTCCCTCATGCTGGTTTTAAAGGGAAGGAAGATGATCCGCGGTTGATCTG TTTGCATATGAATCTTGTGCAAGGCTTCTTCAATAATGCGAAGCGCTTGCTTCGCCAATATGGTGAAGTTCATGTCACCCACAAGACTGATTTTCCGTACTGTAAGTGGAACATCAAAGAACTTGCTTCAAGGCATTCTTTGATACCCATAGGATCTCCCAAATTCAACATTGAAGACTATCCGGGCTACAATAACAAACGAGGTGATGGCTCGAGGTGTGACAAGCAATTTACTTTAGGTGAATGCTGCACATTTATGTTTGTTATCGGTAATGTTCACAAGAGGAAGCCTCTTGCAGCGATATCAGATATGTGTTCTTCTTTCTCTGAAGGATCCTTACCTGATAGAAATGTCCATCCTCTTGCCCTTTGTTGTCCTCAAAATGCTTACTTGTCCAGCTTGGAAAGCTTCCCAAGAACACTTCAAAGTTTCTCTGAAAGTATTGATCCTTATCTGAGATATAACCTTGGTGGGTATGTTGCTGAGCCACGAAACCAATTCAAAGGTGTTCAAGAAACTTATAGAAATTGCAGGTCAGATTGGTTGCAGAGACTGCAGACAGGACTAATTCAAGAACCAGAAGGTTTGGCACCTTACATTCCCCAAGCACCACGACCTCGTCCTCTTGGTGCTGGCCGATTTTATTTCTCCAGAGAAGTTCAAGAGCCCTTGAAGGATTTCCATTTTTTAGCCACTTCCTCTGTAGATAATGCCTGTGAGACTAACTCTGGAAGCAGAAGTTTTACCGCCTTTGAAGGATTTCCAGGCACTCTCTCCGCAGAGAATGCCTGTGAGACTAACTGGGGAAGCAGAAATTTTACCGCCTTTAAAGGATTTCCAGCCACTTTGTCTGCAGAGAATGCCTATGAGACTAACTCAGGAAACAGAAGTTTTACCGCCTTTGATGGATTTCCAGCCACTTTGTTTGCCCAGAATGCCTGTGAGACTAACTCAGGAAACAGAAGTTTTACCGCCTTTGAACGATTTCCAGCCACTTTGTTTGCCCAGAATGCCTGTGAGACTAACTCAGGAAACAGAAGTTTCACCACCTTTGAACGATTTCCAGCCACTTTGTTTGCCCAGAATGCCTGTGAGACTAACTCAGGAAGCAGTTTTTCTGCCTTATGGGGAGATTCTGGGAAGAGGCGGGTCTAG